CGGGGTGACGCGACAAAGCCATTCACGCTGTTGCAGGATAAAGCGGGCGCTTACTTTATTGCACAATCAGGCATTTTGGGTCCGGGCCTTCCGAATCACACGACGACGTGGACAGCCGCAGCGGACAAATATGCGCTCGATGGCGGGGACAAACTCGAAGTTAGGCTGATCAATTCCGAGACTCATGGGTTGACGGTTAGCAAGATATTGACCTTCAAGCGTGGTAGTTATGTGATCGACGTTCGCTATGAGATCAAGAATGATTCAGGCGCGACCATTTCGCCCAATGCCTATTTCCAATTCTTGCGCGATGGCAACCCGCCAGAAGGAGAAAGCGCCGGCAACATGTTCACTGGCGTGGCCACATTTACGGGGCCGGCTGTATATACAGAAGCCAAGAAATTTCAGAAGGTGGACTTTTCTGCTATAGACAAGCACAAGCAGGATCACATCAAGGAATCCACCGACGGCTGGATTGCCATGGTTCAGCACTACTTCGTCTCCGCATGGCTCCCCGGCGACAAAGCCAAGCGCGAGTATTTCACCAAGAAAGTAAACGACAATCTCTATTCTGCTGGTGTGATTGTGCCGGTGGGTGAAATTGCGGCGGGATCGAGCGCGAGCGTGTCGATGCCACTTTATGTTGGCCCTCAGGAGCAGGAAAATTTGAAACAGCTCGCGCCAGGCCTGGACCTAGTTGTCGACTATGGCTGGTTAACGGTGCTTGCATACCCAATGTTTGCGGTTCTTTCATGGATCAACAAGATCATCGGCAACTGGGGTTGGACGATCATCATTTTCACCATTCTCCTGAAGCTAGTGTTTTTTCCGCTGAATCAGAAGGCCGGTAAATCAATGGCCCACATGAAGCATCTCGCGCCGAAAGTAGAGGCCCTGAAAGCCCGCTACGGCGACGACAAGATGAAAATGAATCAGGCCATGATGGAGCTTTACAAGACGGAGAAGGTCAACCCGCTGGGTGGCTGTTTGCCAATCCTGGTACAGATGCCGTTTCTGATTGCGATGTATTGGGTCTTGCTTGGCGCGGTGGAGTTACGCAATGCGCCATGGCTGGGGTGGATCACCGACCTTTCCACCCCCGACCCGTTCTATGTATTGCCGGTAATCATGGGCGCCTCTATGCTCATCCAGACTAAACTCAACCCAACCCCTCCCGATCCGGTACAGGCCAAGGTAATGATGTTGATGCCGATAGTGTTCTCAGTCATGTTCTTTTTCTTTCCGGCGGGCTTGGTGCTTTACTGGACAATGCAAAACATCTTGGGCATCGCGCAAACTTGGTATATCAACAAGACGACCGCCCAATTGGTGCAATCCAGTGTAGTGGCCAAGAAATAGCCCGCGCCACATTTCGCAAGAAAGCCGCCCAACTGGGCGGCTTTTATCTTTGTGGCAGCGTGATACATTGCGGGTTGGTCCCCAGAATATGTTCATCATGAACGAAAAGGTTTCACGTGGAACGCCAGACACCGTGGCCGCCATCGCGACGCCGGTCGGGCGTGGCGGAATTGGGGTGGTGAGAGTCTCGGGTCCGGGGGTGAAATCTCTCATTCAGGGCGTCTTGGGTAGAATGATTGAACCGCGCCTAGCAACTTATGCCGCTTTTCGCGACAACGCTGGAATTGCCATCGACCAGGGTGTTGCCCTCTTTTTTCCTGCACCACACTCATATTCAGGCGAGGATGTTCTGGAGCTGCAAGGTCACGGCGGGTCAGCCGTCATGGCGCGCCTATTGAGGCGTTGTCTGGAGTTGGGGTGCCGTCTTGCGCGCCCGGGCGAATTCACCGAGCGCGCGTTCCTGAATGACAAGCTGGATCTGGCTCAGGCTGAGAGTGTGGCCGATTTGATTGAGGCGGGCTCGGAAGAGGCTGCTCGGTCCGCCGCGCGGACATTGACAGGCGAGT
The Betaproteobacteria bacterium genome window above contains:
- the yidC gene encoding membrane protein insertase YidC produces the protein MDTQRIIALVVFMFSGMLLWQAWEKHGQPARSTTQSATQAQSGVPVPAVGKDAVAVPIPTVPLGPAAGASNPSAPVLAIPSTGTRISVTTDTLRVELDTQGGDVRQVTLLKHPARGDATKPFTLLQDKAGAYFIAQSGILGPGLPNHTTTWTAAADKYALDGGDKLEVRLINSETHGLTVSKILTFKRGSYVIDVRYEIKNDSGATISPNAYFQFLRDGNPPEGESAGNMFTGVATFTGPAVYTEAKKFQKVDFSAIDKHKQDHIKESTDGWIAMVQHYFVSAWLPGDKAKREYFTKKVNDNLYSAGVIVPVGEIAAGSSASVSMPLYVGPQEQENLKQLAPGLDLVVDYGWLTVLAYPMFAVLSWINKIIGNWGWTIIIFTILLKLVFFPLNQKAGKSMAHMKHLAPKVEALKARYGDDKMKMNQAMMELYKTEKVNPLGGCLPILVQMPFLIAMYWVLLGAVELRNAPWLGWITDLSTPDPFYVLPVIMGASMLIQTKLNPTPPDPVQAKVMMLMPIVFSVMFFFFPAGLVLYWTMQNILGIAQTWYINKTTAQLVQSSVVAKK